From the genome of Flammeovirgaceae bacterium:
CCCGCTTGATCATTTTAAAATGATCGTCCAGCGGGATGTTCAAAAAACTTTTGCGGGTGCCAAAATTTACCTTGCAATTCCACACCTCGTCCAGGACAAAAAGCGCCAGCTTGGTGATGTTCAGGTTGGACCTCAGCGTAAAATTGAAAATTTTGTACAGCGACTCCTCCGGTACATTGCTGTTGATCGCCTGCGTGATTTCGAGAAGGGCGTTAAGTTCCAGCTCTTTCTTCTCGATTTTCTTTTGTAAGGTAGGTTCAGGCATCATGGGATAGCAAAAATAGAAATTACCCTCCCGCTATCACATTTTATGTGATAAACTTCTGCCCTTCCATCGGTAGTCCATGCCTTGCGACATCACCCCTATCCCAATAACGTAAAACGGATACATTAATTGCAATAGGCCAAAGGCCGCCCACGGCCATCGTGCCTCCAGGAACCGGGCCACCGGATAAACGACTGCCGCCTCAAGGCATATTTTTGCCCCTATCAGGGACAGCACCGGCCACCGCGGGCCATCCGCAAAGCCCGCCATAAACAAAAGGCCGATGAATGCCACCTGGGCCAAAAGGATGTGGACGGCCAACACCCGGGCTGGCCAGGAGGGGTTGTACCGCCATTTCCCCGCCCACCGTAGCCGTTGGTGGACAAACGCCTTAAGGTTGGGGGCAGGACGCGAAATGACAATCGCTTTCCGGGTTTTCAAAAAACGGGCCGACCGGGGAAACGCCCCCAATATTTTCCTTGCCAGGAACTCGTCATCGCCCGAAGGCACCTGCACGTTCCCCTCGTAACCATTTACGGCTTCAAACGATTGCTTGCGAAAAGCCATGTTGGCCCCGTTGCACATGGTGAAAAAACCAAGCGACAAGGTAGCCGCACCGGCACCGATCAGGCTTGAAAACTCCATCGCCTGCAACGCTGAAAAAAAAGTATGGCCTTGCAACCGCACCCCGCCCCATACCATACGGGTACCTTCCTCGTCAAATGAGGCGTTGATGGCCTGAAGCCATTGGCCAGGGACGGAACAATCCGCATCGGTGGTGGCTATCACTTCGCCATTGGCCCTCTCAACGCCAAAGGCGATGGCGGCCTTCTTGCCCCTGTGGCCATCTTCCAACCCTACAAGAAAAAAATTGGGCTTATCGTGCACCAATGACCGGACTACCTCCAGTGAATTATCTTCCGAATGGTCGTTGACAAAAATGGCTTCAAAACGGTCGGCAGGATATTCCAATTCCGTGAGCGACCTGATCAAATGGTGCAACTGGTTGGCCTCGTTGCGAAAGGGCACGACAACGGAGATCATCCGGTGCATGCCTTTCGTGCCTTTCGCAACGGCCGAAGGAGTGGGCATACGGTTCCATCCGTAGGCCAGCAACAGCAAGAGCAATAAATAACCGGCCATCACGACCGTGAAGAATGCCATCATTCCGTCATTGTGGTTAAATTGCAGGGAAAAGCAAAATGGGCAAAAAAGTTGTCAAAGAAAAAATAATCCTTGGCCTTGACCCAGGCACCAACATAATGGGCTATGGGATCATCCTGGCAAGGCCTTTAGGGCTTTCCCTTTTGCAATTTGGGGTCATCCATCTTAGCAAGTTCGACAGCCACGAGCTAAGGTTAAAGAAAATTTTTGACCGGGTGCTTTCCATATTGGATGAATTTAGCCCTGACGAAGTGGCCCTGGAAGCGCCTTTTTATGGCAAGAACGTGCAGTCCATGCTGAAGTTGGGGCGTGCCCAGGGGGTGGCCATGTCCGCGGCCCTCAGCAGGGGCATACCCATCGTGGAGTATGCGCCAAAAAAAGTAAAACAATCGGTAACGGGGAACGGCAATGCCAGCAAGGAACAGGTGGCCAGGATGCTGATGGGCCTTTTTAAGTTTAAAGAAACGCCCAAGCTGTTGGATGCCACGGACGCCCTCGCTGTGGCCTTGTGCCACCATTATCAAAACGGGGCCGACAAGGGCAAGAAGGGGACCTGGGCCACCTTTATTAAGGAAAATCCCGGCCGGGTAAAATAATCAATCCAATCCCTGCAGGATGTTCACGATCCTCTCTGCGGTACGGCCGTCCCACAATTCGGGTATGGCCCCTTTTTTCCATTTGCCTTCCTTCAGCCGTGCCAGGGCATTGGCCAACTTTTCGGTGCTTTCGCCAATCATTTCGTTTGTCCCCAGCGTCACGGTCTCCGGCCTCTCCGTGTTGTTCCTCAAGGTAAGGCACGGGACGCCCAGCACCGTTGTTTCTTCCTGCACGCCACCGGAATCGGTGATGGCCCCTTTGGCATTTTTAATGAGGTAGATAAACTCCAAATAGCTCAGCGGGGCAGTGGGGACCACAAACCTGGGCGCAACGGCCAACCGGTTGTAGTTCTTAAGCGTTCGCGGGTGCACCGGAAAGATCACGGGCATGCCCGCGCCATCGTCAATTGCCCCAATCAGCTTTTCAAAGTTTTGAAGGCTGTCTACATTGGAGGGCCGGTGCAGGGTGAGGACAAGGTAATTTTTTTCCATCAGCCGGTTTTCATCCCACAGGGCGGGCTTCCTTATTTTGGTGAGGTGGGTCAAGAGGGAATCGATCATGGTGTTCCCCACAAAGAAAATCCGGTCTTGTGGGACCCCTGTTTTTGCCAGGTTGTCATTGGCCACCTTGGAGGTGGTAAAAAAGTAGTCGGCCAAAGCATCCGTTACCATGCGGTTGACCTCTTCGGGCATGGACATGTCCCATGAACGGATGCCCCCCTCCACGTGCGCCACCCTGGTGTTCAGTTTTTTGGCCACCACGGTGCAGGCCAAGGTCGAGTTCACATCGCCAACCACCACCACCAGGTCGGCCGGGTTGGCCTGTAGGTCACGTTCAAATTCTACCATGATCCTGGCCGTTTGTTCCGCCTGCGTGCCCGACCCGGCACCCAGGTTTACATCGGGTTCGGGGATTTCCAGCTCCTCAAAAAAAACCTTGCTCAGTTTGTCGTCATAGTGCTGGCCGGTGTGGACCAGCCGGTAGGAAATGGTGCTTTTTGCCTTGTTTGCCACCCTAATCGCCTTAATGATGGGTGCTATCTTCATAAAATTAGGCCTGGCCCCGGCTATTAGCGCAATTTTCATTTAACCTTCCCTCTTTTTTATTTGAAGGTGCAAAATTCCCTTTCTTTGCGGGAAATCAAAATAAATGGTCAAAGCATTCAATGGTTGGAACAACCGGTGGTCCAAGTCAAGGCGCTACCAAAAGACCTGGGAATTTATGGCCCGCTCCATTGAAGGAAAACGCACGGTGTTGGACATCGGTACCCAAAACGAATTTTCAAAACTGCTGGCCGAAAAAGGCCTTATGGTCGTAAACACAAAAGGGGAAGACCTTGACCAAAACCCTGAAACCATTGCCACTTACGATACTGAAGTTGCCACGGCATTTGAAATATTTGAGCACCTGCTAAACCCATTGGGCGTTTTAAAAGAGATCAAGGCGGAAACGCTCTTTGCCAGCATACCCCTATCCTTATGGTTTGCCAAAGCCTATCGGAACAAGGCTGACCAATGGGACCAACACTTTCATGAATTTGAAGACTGGCAATTTGATTGGCTTCTTGAAAAAGGAGGTTGGCAAATTATACGAAGGGAAAAGTGGACCAGTCCGGTATTTATACCTGGCATACGGCCCCTCCTCCGCTTGTTCACCCCCCGGTACTATATTGTGGAAGCCAGAAGGAAAAAATGAAGTCCATCCTCATCCTTTCTTTTAGTGACCTTAACCATGACGCCAGGGTAAACCGCCATATAGGTTTTCTTAAGGATGCGTACAGGGTTACGGTTGCGAGCTTTGGTGGCGGTCAATTCCAAGAAGTCAATGCGGTCCAGCTCAAACGGATCAGGCCATCCATCACAGAAAAATTCCTGGGGGGGCTTGCCCTCCTTTTCCGTTCCTATAATGCCGCCTACAGGATTATATATAATCAAAAAACATATTCAAAGTGCCTGTCGGGCCAACGCCATGACCTTATTTTGGCCAACGACATAGAAACCCTCCCACTGGCATTTGACCTGGCACAAGGCGCAAAGGTATTGTTCGATGCCCATGAGTATGCCCCACGGCATTTTGAAGACAAACTTGTATGGAGGTTGCTTTTCGGCAGGTTCAACCGGTTTTTGTGCAATAAGTATTTGCCCATGGCCGATGCCATGCTTACCGTGGGGCAAGGCTTGGCAAGGGAATATGCCAGCCATTTTCCTGTACGCCCAATCGTACTGACCAATGCCAATTACTTTAAATGCCTTAAGCCAACACCAACCGATGCAAATAAAATACGACTGGTGCATCACGGGGCGGCCAATCCTTCCCGGCAATTGGAAATTATGATTGAAGCCATGAATTACCTGGATGACCGGTTTACATTGGACATGGTGCTTTTGACCCCTGCCATGGCCAACAAAAAAACCAGGAAATACCTGGATAGGATAAAAGGCATGGCCACCCGCAACCCAAGGGTAAAGATACTGCCACCGGTAAAAAGCAATGAGGTCGTTGATTTGATCCACAATTATGATGTGGGCGTATTCCTCCTTCCTCCCGTCAATTTTAATTACAAAAATACGTTGCCCAACAAAATCTTTGATTTTGTGCAGGCAAGGCTTGCCATTGCCGTTGGGCCAACACCTGAAATGGCAGGGCTCGTAAACCAATTTGATTTGGGCATTGTAGCCCCCGAATTCACGGCCAAAGGTTTCGCGGCAGCACTAAGCCAACTTACCCAGCAAAAAATTGATTACTTTAAAGGCAAATCAAATTCGGCAGCTAAAGAATTGTCTGCCGAAAGCAATAAAGTGCTTTTAAACAAAGTGGTTTTGGAATTGCTTGCCGAATAATACCCATGGGCATAGTCTTTCGTCAAAGTGCGGTCACCACCATCATCTCTTACTGCGGGGTGGCCATTGGGTATGTCAATTTGCTTTACCTCTATCCCAAATTCCTGGAACCCGGCCAGATAGGGCTGATGCGCACCATACAGGATGCCGCCATATTGTTCACCCCCTTCGCGCAGTTTGGCCTGGCGCAAAGCATTGTCAGGTACTACCCTAAATTGGTGACCGGAAAAACGCCCTCCGGCAGCTTTATCCGGCTTATGTTGCTCCTGGCCCTGGCCGGCTTTGGTATCTTCTTCGTTGCCTTCAAGGTATTCGAGGCCCCCATCCTCTCCTACTTTGAAGCCAATGCCCATGAAATCATTGGTTACTCCTCCCTGGTATTGTGGCTCACGCTTATCCTTTTGGTCATGGCCATACTGGAGGCCTACTCCAGGTCTTTGCTCAAAACCATAGTGCCCAACCTACTGCGCGAGATTGTGGCCAGGGTACTGCTTGCGCTTTTGGTCTCCCTGTATTTTACCGGGTACCTAAACTTCCACCAGTTTATCATTGGCACAGCCCTTGCCTACCTTGTGTGCCTGGGCATATTAACGGCCTATCTATGGAAGATAGGCGAGCTGCAACTTTCCCAAAGCCTGGGCCACCTGGACAAAACGGAAATACCCGGCCTGCTGAAATACAGCCTGCTGAGCTTTGCCGGCATGGCAGGGCTTATCATCATCGGCAAAGTGGACAGCATTATGGTCACGGGCCTACTCGGGCTTACGGCCAATGCCATCTACACCACTGCGTTTTATATGGCCACCGTCATCGAAGTGCCCAAGAGGGCTTTGATGCAAATTACCATGCCGCTTATATCCAGGGCATTTGAAAAAAACGACCTGGCGGACATCCAAAACATATACAAAAAAACCTCCATCAACCAGTTCATCGTGGGGGCACTTATCCTTATTGGCATTTGGGCCAACCTGCACAACATCTTTTCCCTCATGCCAAATGGGAAAATCTACGATGCAGGCAAGTATGTGGTGATCGTTATTGGCCTGGGCAAACTGATCGACATGCTGTTTGGCCCAAGCAGCGAAATCATCGTGCTGTCCAAATATTACGGATTCAACATCGTGTTGATTTTGTTGTTGGCTGTTTTTATTGTGGTGTCCAATAATTTGCTCATTCCCCGGTATGGCATTGAGGGAGCGGCCATCGGGTCCGCGGTGGCCCTTGTTCTTTTTAACCTCCTCAAGTACCTGTTCATTTTTGTGAAATTAAAAATGCAACCTTTTGGCATGGCCACTGTAAAAGTACTGGGCATCGCTGCCATAGCCATAGGGTGCAATTACCTTGTTCCTAGGATAGGAAACGTGTTCACCGACATCCTCATACGCTCGGCCGCCATTACCATTATATATGGCTCCCTGGTCATCCTTTCAAAAGCATCCCCGGATGGGAACCAGGTATTCAATAAGGTGCTGGGCTTTGTTGGGTTGAAACAATGACCTTGCGTTTAAACCCCGGCTTCTAAAAAAAACGGCTACTCCTTTTTGGTGGTTTCTTCAGGAGTGGCCAATAGTTTCGCCAATTGCCCCGTAAGTTCCCTGCGCGAATACCGGGTTATGTCGCGCCCCGGGTTTTCCTTGCCTTCTTTCCAGTCGGCATAAAAACCCTGAAGGGAGGATTTGATGGCCTCCTGGTCCCCCCTCTCATGTATCACGCCCGCACGGGTTTCCTTCAACACCCCGGCCGCATCCCCGTCAACAGGGCCAATGGCCAAAATGGGGTTGCCGGAGGCCAGGTATTCAAAAAACTTACCCGGCAAATTCCCCGGGGCAATGGCCGTATGGGCCAGCACCAGCAATTGCAAATCGGTTTTTCCGTAAATGCCCAACAACCCGCTGTGCGGCACATGGCCTACAAACCGGGTGATGGGCGAAAGGATTTCATCCTGTTCAACCCCGGACTTAAATTCGGAATTTACATTGCCTATAAACTCAATGGCTATCTTATCTTGCAATTCGGCACTGTGCAATACCATTTCCTTAATGGCATGCATTACCGGCCTCGGGTCGCGCAGCCCATCCACTATGCCAATATGCCTGATGGTAAACTTTTTGGTCCGGGCGCGCTGGATGCCGGCAAAATCCTCTTCGTCAAACCCGTTGGTGATCAATTCCACTTTGCGGTTTCCAAGGGATTGAAACCTGCAGACATGGTAGGGCGCGATCGTGACCACGTGGTCGGCCTGCGACAATACCGAGTACTCCAGTTTCCGGTGTTTGCGCCTGGCCCAAGCCGTCAAGGACAACGTACCCAACAGGTCCCACTCGCTCCAGGGGTCGCGAAAGTCGGCCAACCACAATATCGAAGGCAATTTTTTTTTCAGGCGCTGGCCGATCAGATGGATACTGTGCGGTGGGCCTGTTGTCACGATCCGCTCAATATGGTTGGATTGAACAAAATCAGTAAGAAAGGTTACCGAAGGCTTCACCCAAAATACGCGCGCATCGGGGATGAAAAAGTTGCCACGGACCCATGAGCTTACCATTTGCAAGAAACCCTTCTTACCGGTAGAAATGAAGTCAGTTGGTTTGATTTCCTTTTTGCCCAATAACCGCTGAACCTTGAAGAACAACTGATAGGGTTCCCAAATGGGGAGCTTGATCACCTCCACGGAGCCCGGGACATCCTTTTCCAAAGATTGGTCACGGATGGCAAAGGAGGGGTTTTCCGGGGCAAACACATAAGGCTCCCACCCCAGGCGGGAGAGGTACTTTACAAACTTCAGCCACCGTTGCACGCCACTTCCCCCGCTTGGCGGCCAATAGTAGGTAATGATGAGGACCTTTTTATTTTCCATTCACAAAATCCAGTATGTCTTCAAACTGCCCTGGCCGAAACCAATTGATTTCCGTGTCCCTTTTAAACCATGTCAGTTGGCGCTTGGCATACCTTCGGGAGTTCCTTTTCAGCAGCCTTACCGCTTCTTCCAAACCATAAAGGCCATCAAAATACCCAAACAACTCCTGATAGCCTACCGTTTGCAGGGCATTTAACGACTTCCTGGGGTACAGTGCCTTGGCTTCTTCCACCAACCCGTTACGCATCATGTCGTCCACACGCTGGTCAATCCGTTGGTAAAGCCTTTCCCTATCCATCTCCAGGCCAACTTTTACCACGTCAAATGGAAGCCTGCGTTTTTTCTTCTTTCGAAACGAACTGGCCGGCAACCCGGATGACCTGAACACCTCCATCGCACGCATCAGCCGCTGGGGGTTGTGGGGGTCCACCTCGTCAAAATAATCCGGGTCGCTTTCTTTTACCTGCTGTTGCAGCCAGCCCAGCCCTTTGGCCCGGTATTCTTCAATGATTTGCTGGCGGAGCGCCCCGGGCACTTCCGGCATATCATCAAACCCTTCCAGTACGGCCTTTACATACAGCCCCGACCCACCACACAAAATCAGGGTATCTTTTGCTTGAAAAACCTTGTCGATGAGGTCAAGTGCTTCCCGGCCATACCGGCCTGCATCGTAAGGCCTTTCCAGGGGCACCTCATCAATAAAATGGTGGACGATTTCGGCACGCTCCCTGGCCGTGGGCTTGGCGGTACCAATGGTCATTTCCTTGTAAAGCTGCCTTGAGTCGGCAGAAATAATTTCGGAAGGCAGGCTTTTGGCCAAACGAATGGCCAAATTTGTCTTGCCTACGGCCGTGGGCCCCACAATTACGATCAACCGTTTCCGCTCAATGCCAGACATGGCGCCAAATTACAATCTTTCCAAATCTAATTTTCCTATGTACCAATTTCAAATTACCTTGCACCTCCAAACCACTACATTTTAGCACTTCACATGATTAAATACACCAATCAATTCCTTGCCAAACTGGAGGACCTCATTGCCGAGTCCGACTACATTTTGAGGTACGAGAAGGGCAATTTCAAGTCGGGGTACTGCCTGTTGAGGGAACAAAAAATCATGATCATAAACAAGTTCTACACCACCGAAGGCAAGATCAACACCCTATTGGACATCCTTAAGGTGGTGGACCTGGAAAGCTCCAGGTTCTCGGAAAAAAGCAAAAAGCTTTACGAAGAACTGTCCCAAACAGAAATCAACATTTGAAATCTTTCTTCGCCCTGTATGGTTTAAAAAAGGGAAACAACCCCCGGTATTTATCTGCCAAAAACAACAAGGGCGCATGAAGGTAACCTTTCTTGGAACGGGAACATCGCAGGGCGTGCCCGTAATCGCCTGCGATTGCGGGGTCTGCCAGTCCCTGGACTATCGCGACAAACGCCTTCGGAGCTCGGTCCTTATTGAGGCCGGCAACCAAAGCCTGGTTATTGACACCGGCCCAGACTTCAGGCAGCAAATGCTGAGGGAGCGCAGGCAAAAACTGGATTTCGTCCTCTTCACCCATAGCCACAAAGACCACACTGCCGGCCTTGACGATGTGAGGGCCTTTAACTTCAAGCAGGAAATGGACATGCCTTTGTACGGCACCGCCCCGGTATTGAAACAGCTTAAGGCCGAATACTACTACGCCTTTCTCGAAAAGAAATACCCCGGCACCCCCCAGCTTCAGTTGAACGAAATCGATGAAAACCCTTTTCAGGTCAACGCTGTAAACATTACGCCCTTGCCCGTAACCCATTTGCACATGCCCGTCCTGGGTTTCAGGATCGGGGTGTTCAGTTACATTACGGATGCCAAACACATCCCGGAGGAAACCTTTGCCCGGCTGGAAGGGACACGCGTATTGGTGCTCAATGCATTGCAAAAGGAACCGCACATCTCCCACTTCAACCTTGAAGAAGCCATTGCCGTGGCCAAAAAAGTAGGTGCAGGAAAAACCTATTTCACCCACATCAGCCACAAGATGGGACGCCACCAGGAGGTGGCCGAACAACTGCCCCCTTCCATAGAACTTGCCTATGATGGCCTGGCCATTTCCTTGTAGCCATGCACAACAATTTTTATTTGTTGCGGCAACTCGTCCCGGAGCTTAACGAAAAGCTTACCGGCCATGCGGTGGTATCGTGCTTTAGCCAAAACAAGGACGAACTTATCATCGGGTTCGACAATGGGGATGGGCCGTTTTTCATAAAGGCACAATTGCACCCATTCCCCTGTCTTACCTTCCCCGGCCATTTTAACCGTGCCCGGAAAAACAGCGTTGACCTTTTTGGCGAATTGATCCTTAAAAAAGTTACCGGTACTACCCAGTTTGACAACGAGAGGAGCTTCTCCATCAATGTGGAAAACGGCTACTCGTTGGTTTTCAAAATGCATGGCCACCATGCCAATATCCTCCTCGCAAAAGGCCAGCAGGTAGTCAAAATTTTCCGTAATCAATTTACCGCTGACAAGGACATCGTTCCCAGTGGCCTGCACCGCACCATCGATTGGGGCAAGGACTTCTTTGTGCAGAACCGGGACAAGCTAAAACAGGCCTACTTCACCCTGGGCAAAACGGTATGGGAATACCTTGACGCCAGGGGCTTCAATACCCTTGGACATGACCAAAGATGGGAATTGCTGAACGAAACGGTAAAGCAATTGGAAGCACCCACTTACTACATCACAAAGCAAAACGGCCAAATACGGTTGTCCCTTTTAAACCATGGCGAGGTGTTGAAGGTATTTGCCCATCCCATTGAAGCCCTCAATGAATTCTTCCATCAGCACCACACCACCGGGGCCTTGCATAAGGAAAAAACCAGAATGCAAAAGAAGTTGATTGCCACCATCGGCATGTGTGGGAACTACATGGCCAAAAACAGGAAAAAACTGGACGAAACCATCCTTGACGCCCCGTACAAATCCTGGGCGGACATCCTAATGGCCAACCTTCATCAGGTTGAAAAAGGGAGCAAAAAAGTACAGGTAATGGGCTTTGACGGAAAAGAGGTCACCATCCCGCTAAAGCCGGGCTTAAACGCACAACAAAACGCACAGGTGTTTTACCGGAAAGCCAAAAACCAGGAAATAGAAATCAAAAAACTATCGGGGGCCATGGTCCAAAAGGAAAATGAAATGGAGGCTGCCCGCCAGCAGCTTGTGCAATTGGAGGAGGCGGGCACATGGGCCGAGTTCAAATTGCTTTTCAAAGGGCCCAAGACAAAAGCCAAAAAAGAGTCCGAGCCCCCCTTCCACCAGGTAGGGTACATGGGCTACAAAATCTGGATTGGCAAAAATGCCCAGAACAACGATTTGCTCACCCTGAAGTACGCGCACAAGGATGACCTGTGGCTGCACGCCAAGGATGTTTCGGGCTCGCACGTGGTGGTAAAAAACCAGGCGGGCAAGGCCATCCCGAAAGAAGTGGTGGTGAGGGCCGCTGAACTGGCCGCTTACAATTCCAAAAGGAAAACAGAATCGCTTTGCCCGGTGGCCTACACTTTCAAAAAAAATGTTAGAAAAAGAAAAGGCGATCCTGCAGGAGCGGTGGTGGTGGAGCACGAGGAAGTCATTTTGGTCACGCCCCGGCTTTAATTACCTGGCCACTTGTGTGGCCATGTGCCTAAAAATTTTAATCCAGGAATCAACCTTTCCCATATCCTTTCCAAACCGGACAATAATCGTTTGCTCACTGGGGGACACAAAAATAAACTGCCCGAGGTGCCCAGTGGCTGCATACGAAACGGGATGTTTTTCATTGGCAGGGTATATCCACCAAAAATTTTTATAATGAACACCATCCCAAGCTTTTATACTCCCCTCGAGACTTGTACACTCTTTTACCCATGCCTTTGAGATAATTTGCTTTCCCTCCCAGTTACCATCTAAAAGCATTAGCCGCCCAAGCTTTGCAAAATCAATAGCCCTACCATTGACTCCGCTTTCCATCTTTTCCATTTGCCCTTCTTCACTATCAATACTCCATGAAGCGGGAAACTCCATTCCAAGTCCGCTCCAAATCTTATTTTCAAAATAATTGGATACTGATCCTCCAGTTACTCGCTCTAATATAATTCCACACAAAATGGGATTGTATCCCATGTATTGCCAACGTTCGCCTGGTGGTTCATCCATCTTTACTTTTAGCGTACGACTTCGCAAGCAGGGATGGTAGTAATTTTTGGGCTTATCACCCCAAACCAAATCATGATCACGGTAATAGAAGCCTGATTGCATCATCAACAAATTGGCCAATGAAACCTCTTTAATTTGCTCATCGCTTTCAAGCAACTCCGGGATATACATTGTGATAGGATCATTCGTACTGTTGATTGCGCCTTCATCAATTGCAATCCCAACCAACATTGAAGTAATTGATTTCGCTATCGAAAATGAAGTGTTGATAGAAGAGCGTGTGTAGCCATTCCCGTACCCTTCAAACAAAATAGTATCGTTTTTGATAATAATGAAGGCTGTGGTCCCGGTTTGGTCTATAAAATCAGCAATTGGCTTTTTGTAGTCCTTGCCTTTGTATTGATAGGAAACAGTATTCACTTTTGGCGCAGCGGCAACAGCAAAATTGAATACAGGGCTCGCATTGCTCACTTCACGGTACGGGAATTTTTTATAATCCTCGATGTCAGAAAAATTCCATGCCACCCACCTTCCCAGGTAGGTCGATTCACAAGCTGGAATAAGCAATAGGATAACTGCTCCAAATAAAAAAAGTACCCCAAATCGTTTTACAACTTTCATAGGTTGAGGAGCACAATGTTTATTCCAATTTCCGCAAAGGCACAAATTGAGCTCCTAGTGAAGATACCTCAGCCCT
Proteins encoded in this window:
- a CDS encoding serine hydrolase, with translation MKVVKRFGVLFLFGAVILLLIPACESTYLGRWVAWNFSDIEDYKKFPYREVSNASPVFNFAVAAAPKVNTVSYQYKGKDYKKPIADFIDQTGTTAFIIIKNDTILFEGYGNGYTRSSINTSFSIAKSITSMLVGIAIDEGAINSTNDPITMYIPELLESDEQIKEVSLANLLMMQSGFYYRDHDLVWGDKPKNYYHPCLRSRTLKVKMDEPPGERWQYMGYNPILCGIILERVTGGSVSNYFENKIWSGLGMEFPASWSIDSEEGQMEKMESGVNGRAIDFAKLGRLMLLDGNWEGKQIISKAWVKECTSLEGSIKAWDGVHYKNFWWIYPANEKHPVSYAATGHLGQFIFVSPSEQTIIVRFGKDMGKVDSWIKIFRHMATQVAR
- a CDS encoding DUF814 domain-containing protein, whose amino-acid sequence is MHNNFYLLRQLVPELNEKLTGHAVVSCFSQNKDELIIGFDNGDGPFFIKAQLHPFPCLTFPGHFNRARKNSVDLFGELILKKVTGTTQFDNERSFSINVENGYSLVFKMHGHHANILLAKGQQVVKIFRNQFTADKDIVPSGLHRTIDWGKDFFVQNRDKLKQAYFTLGKTVWEYLDARGFNTLGHDQRWELLNETVKQLEAPTYYITKQNGQIRLSLLNHGEVLKVFAHPIEALNEFFHQHHTTGALHKEKTRMQKKLIATIGMCGNYMAKNRKKLDETILDAPYKSWADILMANLHQVEKGSKKVQVMGFDGKEVTIPLKPGLNAQQNAQVFYRKAKNQEIEIKKLSGAMVQKENEMEAARQQLVQLEEAGTWAEFKLLFKGPKTKAKKESEPPFHQVGYMGYKIWIGKNAQNNDLLTLKYAHKDDLWLHAKDVSGSHVVVKNQAGKAIPKEVVVRAAELAAYNSKRKTESLCPVAYTFKKNVRKRKGDPAGAVVVEHEEVILVTPRL